TCCTATTTCGAGGCATCTGCAGGAGCTGTTTCAAACAGAAAGAATTTCTCTTGTCCCAAAACTCCAAACTGTCGGCTGACCTGAGGGAAGTAACCACAAAATTCTGCCGAAAACTGATGGAGAATAAGACAGGTAATCATATCTGTGAGCTCCTCTGTCAGCTCAGACCCCTGCCTGGATCTCACTGACAGAGGAACATAGAGTTAAAGATTTAGGGACCAGCAAGGGAATAGAGGTGAGTCAGAAATTAAAGAATGAAGGATGCCACAGTCGAGACCCCTAACTACATCAGGAAAATGTTCCTCGGAGGCCTGCGGTGAAGGGACATTCCAAGGGCAGAGCACTCTCCTCAGTGTCTCCTGGGTCCTGCTCCACAATCCATCTGGGGCCGCCACAGTGCAGGGCCAAGGGGCGGTGCAtttccagtcccctgctctgTCCCGCAGTTTCAGGGAGTCCGAATGTGCCCCAGGGCTCACTCCTACTGCAGGGCACCAGAAAAGCAAGCTGTGCTCCCAGTCAACAGGCCGGAAAGGACCccgaagaaacagcgtggcttagtggcaacaacctgggcttgtgagtcagaggtcatgggtttgaatcccgcatctgccgcctgtcagctgtgtgactatgggcaagtcacttaacttctctgtgcctcaattacctcatctgtaaaatggggccacctgggacaacctgaatatcttgtatgtacttcagcgcttagaacagtgcttgaaacatagtaagctcttaacaaataccaacattatttgagaagcagcgtggcttagtggcaagagcccgggcttgggagtaggaggtcgtggattctaattctggctccgccactggtcagctgggtgactttgggaaagtcacttcgcttctctgggattcagttctctcatctataagactgtgagccccacaggggtcaacctgatgaccttgtatctaccccagtgctcagaacagtgcttgacacatagtaagcgcttaacaaataccataattatcattatctgccTCCCTGAACCCTCAGAGGAAACTGAACACATTCCCACGGAGAAAGGGATGAGCTTGTTGAAGAAGAGTCCAGGGAGATTATACTGAGCCGCTGTGGGTTTGCTATGGGTTTGCACTCCTAGATAATAggaggggcctggggcagggaggggaaagagagaacaagGAGGGAAGTTCTCCCTTAGTCAGGGAGCcttatgtgagagagggactgtgttcaatctgaacaTTTCATatctttcccaaggcttagtacagtgtgtggcacaaagtaGGTACTAAATACATAGCATAGTAACTTTTCTTTGAGATAATTAGTTGATTGGGTGATTGACTGACAGCAAGTTACTGTGCAGTTTGCTATGAGATGGAGGATCCAGaaagggttggaggcagggaagaacGAAGAAACAGAGGCAGCGAAGGGGTCCCAAACACAGGTGTGAAGTGTGACAGTGGAGATCAGAGGGGAACACTGGGGGGCCCTGCCCTTTTTCAGGCTCAACTCTGAGCAGTGACCTTGATCCCCAGCTCCAGACAGACATGGTAATCTTGTTTCAGATCACCCCTGCAAGCCCTGTCCAGAGCACTGGTATTGGCATGGGAACAACTGCTATAAGATAATGATGGAAAACCTAACCTGGAGTGAGAGCAGAGAGGCCTGTGCTTTCCAAAACTCCAGCCTGGTGAAAATCGACAACAAGGAAGAGTGGgtgaggaagtgtgtgtgtgtttgtgtgtttatatgagtgtttgtgggggggggggttgttgggAAGTGTCTATACTCTGTCCAGAgccatttctcctctctcacattctggggatggggtgggtgagGACACCATGTGTCTGTGTTgcaagggtgggaagagagggaggtgtcTGCCTCTCTGTCCAGAGCCATTTCTCCTTTCTTATGCTCTGGGGACAAAGCAGAGATAAAAAAATGGATGAGGACGTGTTTGTGCGTGGTTGTGTTggccggggcaggggaagggggtggtctgtCCCCCTGTTGAgagccctttctcttccctcaagCTCTGGGAACAGAACGGAGACCAGTGCTGGTCGCCCAGGCCCTGGCTGTGGATGAGACACACACAGAGCTCTCAGCTTTGGCTCCCTCTGAGGGCTGTCAAACAGTTGGCAGTGTTTCACCTGACACTCATCACTGGTCAGAAAAGCCTCAGCTGCAACCAGTCTATGGCCATCCACACAGAGGCCCTAGCCCTGCCGCCCTCCGTGATGGGAGAATGGAGAGGGCGGAGGTGGAAGTGGGGCCAGGACgagaggatggagatggaggGAAGAATTTACCGCACCCCCTCATTTCTCAGCCAGCTCCCCCAAGGAGCCTCCACCCAAAATGCCCCAGCCCCAGTTTATTCTCACCTTTCTGACCCGAAGCAGGCTAACATGAAATTGGCCCCTGGGCCCTGGGAAGTTTCGAGCATCAATCACCTCCCTGGTGATTCCTGTGCTGTGTCCAGCAGCCCTGGACACAGCTGTGCCCGACACTCCCAGGAGGGAGTCACTGAGGTCTGCTGGCAAACATAACCCTCGGTATCTCTTCCTGCAGTACTTTGTAACAGCCAAGATAGAACGTTACCACTGGGTGGGTTTATCCCGAAACGCAAGAGACCTCCCATTGAAGTGGGAAGATGGCTCAGAAGTCAATTCTGAAGTGTGAGTATGTGTCTCTGTGGGTTTTTGTTGAATTCTGCCCTGTGAAGCCCTCAGAAGCTGGAAGAGTTTTGTAGGGCAAAGGAAGCAAGCTGTGCCCtgcagctggggaggaggaggaaggagactcTAGTgacaaacagcttggcctagggagATGCACCAAggaccagtggatagaccaccggcctggcagtcagaaagtcctaggttctaaccctgcttctgtcactagcctgctgtgtgaccccaggcaagccacttatcttctctttgcctcagttacctcatctgtaaaatggggattaagactgtgaaccccaggtaggacatggatTCAGTCTGACGTGAtcatttcgtatctaccccagagtttactatattgcctggaacatagtaagcacttaacaagtaccattgatagAAAAAGTAGATACTCATTTGATCCAGTGTCCCAATCAGGAAAATGGCAATAGTAAGACATGACCCTGCCTTCTTCCCAGGCATAGAGTGAGGACAAAATTCTAAGGTCCTTGAGGAAAGAGAGGGTATTTACCAGCAACTACATTGTCCTCACtcagatgcttagtactgtgctctgcacactgtagatgttcaataaatacctttagtaataaaaataatggtgttggtttagcattattcaatagtatttatcgagcacttactaagtgcagagcactgtactaagcacttggaatgttcatacagcaacagacagagacaatccctgcccaatgacgggctcactgtctaatcgggggagacagacagcagagcaaaacagaacaaaacaaaaacaagacattatcacggggctgtacacctcattaacaaaataaatagggtaataaataatgtatacaaatgagcacagtgctgagaggaggggaagggggaaggaggaggagcagagggtggagggggagcagagggaaaggagggcctcaatctgggaaggcctcttggaggaggtaagttctaagtagggctttgaagaggggaagaaagttagtttggtggaggtgaggagggagggcattccaggacagcaggaggacgtgggccaggggtcgatggcgggataggagagaacgggggatggtgaggaggtgagcggcagagaagtggagcgtgcggggtgggtagtagaaagagagaagggaggagaggtaggagagggcaaggtgatggagagctctgaagccaagggtgaggagtttttgttttgtgcggaggttgataggcaaccactggaggtttttgaggaggggagtgacatgcccagagcatttccgcaggaagatgagccgggcagtggaatgaagaatagactggagtggagagagacaggaggaagggagatctgagagaaggctggcacaataagccagctgggatattatgagagcttgtaccagcacgatagccatttggatcgagaggaaagggcagatcttggcgatattgtaaagccagattggagggggtccaggagagaatgggagttaaggaattctaagcagtgattgtagacgactcgttgtaggattttggaaaagaagggtagtagggagatagggcgataactggaaggggaagtggggtcgagagagggtttttgtaggatgggggagatgtgggcatgtttgaaggcagaagggaaggagcctttggagattgactggttaaaaatagaagttaaggaggggaggaggataggggcgatgttttttaaaaggtgagcgggaatggggtccgaggcgcaggtggagggggtggcacttgcgaggagggaggagatctcctctgaggatactggaaggaaggatggagaagtagaggagagggttggtggggaaggggggggggggtgactttggggagctcagacctgattgtgttgatttttgtgatgaagtaggtggccaggtcattgggggtgagagatgggggagggggagaaacagggggcctaaggagagagttaaaggtccggaacaattggcgggggtgacgggcatgggtgtcgatgagggaggagaagaagttttgcctggaggaggagagggcagagttaaggcaggaaaggatgtgtggggtgagagagctgagtcgaggatgacaccaaggttgcgggcctgtgagacaccaagcactgttctaagcactggggtagatagaaggtaatcaagttgggcagagtctctgtcctacatgggactcacactctcaatctccattttacagatgaggtgactgtggcacagagaagttgaatgatttgcccaaggtcacagagcagacaagtggcggagttaggattagaacccacaattaccaagcctgtgttcttgccactaggcagtgctgcgtCTCATTGTTTGCTTGAGTGAGATAAATGAGGAACGAGCccttggggagggaaaacagaaggcGAATTCTACATCGGCATCAGGGAAGGCTGGGCCTGGGGCCCCTCTGCAGATAGTCTGTGGCCGAAATTAGCAGGTCTTGCGATGGTCAGTTCTGACCTTGCAAGCTCATGGATTGAGGGGTCATGGAGATCCTCTATTGCTCCTACAGACCGGGGCccatggagcagagggagagaaaggctgaGGAACAGAGTAGCTGGGGGAGTGTGGGCATCGAGGAGAGGGTGGGCTgtgagggagaatgggggagggaggatggaggttcgGAGGAGCAGGCTGCAGAGGGGGTGCCAAGAATGAGGGGTCAAGGGTCAGGCCAGAGGAGACGGAGAAAATCTTCACCATCCCAGGCCCTGGGGTCAGTATCTGGGAATGGTGAACTCACTCATTGACATAACACGGAATTTTCTCTTTCAGGCTTTTGTTGCTCTCAGACGGTAAGACTGAAGGCAAGCTATGCGCTGTTGTATATAGAAACGACTTAAATCTGGATATCTGCAAAAAGATGTATCCCTTTATCTGTGAAAGAGCAGCTGATCCTGTGAAGAAGGAACTGTTGACTTAATGCATCGAATATAGATGTGGAGGCAGTC
This region of Ornithorhynchus anatinus isolate Pmale09 chromosome 17, mOrnAna1.pri.v4, whole genome shotgun sequence genomic DNA includes:
- the LOC103165307 gene encoding C-type lectin domain family 1 member B-like isoform X1 — protein: MQNTEGDTKPNIPRRPSSKGFGNKVFSDVPVHSVWRLLSLLLLILCLIQLIGLVGFGIRYSFLFRGICRSCFKQKEFLLSQNSKLSADLREVTTKFCRKLMENKTDHPCKPCPEHWYWHGNNCYKIMMENLTWSESREACAFQNSSLVKIDNKEEWYFVTAKIERYHWVGLSRNARDLPLKWEDGSEVNSEVLLLLSDGKTEGKLCAVVYRNDLNLDICKKMYPFICERAADPVKKELLT
- the LOC103165307 gene encoding C-type lectin domain family 1 member B-like isoform X2 translates to MQNTEGDTKPNIPRRPSSKGFGNKVFSDVPVHSVWRLLSLLLLILCLIQLIGLVGFGIRYHPCKPCPEHWYWHGNNCYKIMMENLTWSESREACAFQNSSLVKIDNKEEWYFVTAKIERYHWVGLSRNARDLPLKWEDGSEVNSEVLLLLSDGKTEGKLCAVVYRNDLNLDICKKMYPFICERAADPVKKELLT